The sequence below is a genomic window from Candidatus Desulfatibia profunda.
AGAACAAGTGAGGATTTCATATGCCGCTTAAATATAAACATACGATTATGGTGGTGGATGACGAAGCCTCTATTATCAAGGCGCTTCATCGGCTTTTTCGTAAAGACAATTATCAGATACTCACGGCTTCGAGCGCTCCGGAAGGACTCGATTTACTGAAAAAGGCCCAAAAGCCGGTCAGCCTGATCATTTCCGACCAGCGCATGCCCGGAATGAACGGCAGTCAATTTTTAGAACAAGCCCAAAAACTATTTCCGGATGCCATCCGGTTTCTTTTGACAGGCCATTCCGACATGGACGCCATCATCGCTGCCATCAACAAGGGTGGAATTCATCGGTATCTGACCAAACCCTGGAATGACGACGATCTCATGCTTCAGGTGCGTCAGTCTCTGCAACAGTATGAACTGATATTGGAAAACCGGCGCTTGTTGGCCTTGATACACAAGCAGAACAAGGAGCTTCAACAGCTTAACAAGCAACTGGAACAAAAGGTGCAGGAGCGCTCTCAGGAAATCATTGAAAAAAATAAGAAGTTGTCCGATTTGAACAAAGAGCTGGAATCGAGCTTCTATAACACCGTCCGGGCCTTTGCCTCGCTAACCGAAATGCAGGCCCCTTCCCTGGCAGGGCATGGCCGGCGCGTGAGTTATCTGGCGCGCGAGATGGCACAACTGTTGGAGTTGCCTGAAAATGAGGTTACCCATATCGAAATTGCCGCTCTTTTGCATGACGTCGGAAAGCTTGGACTCCCCCCCAAACTTATCGAAGGAAAAGGAAACCATTGGACTTCCCAGGAGAAGGCCCTGTTTCATAAACATCCCGAAGAGGGCCAGAATATCGTTCGGTTTATCAAAAACTTAGACCATGTGGGCCTTATGATACGATCTCATCACGAACGCTATGACGGACAAGGGTATCCGGACCAATTGAGCGAGGAAACAATCCCCTTAGGATCGAGAATCATCGCCGTAGCAGATACGTATGACAACATTGCAAACCTTAAGGTAAATGCCAAGGCTTGTATCGATGACTACTTAAAGGAGCGCAAGACAACACAGGACCAGTTGGCCGAAAACGAGCTGTTGCCGCAGGCAGCCATTCATCACCTCAAGCAATTCGGCTTCACCCGGTATGATCCGGATATTGTTAAAGTGTTTCTGGAATATATACGGAAGAAAGGAATTCCGTCCCATAAAGAGAAAGAGGTAACCATCGATCAACTCAAGGCCGGCATGATGTTGATAGAATCTCTTTATACCCAAAAAGGCAGATTTTTGCTGCCGCAGAATACCGTCCTGACTGAGGAATATATTGAAAAATTAAACATCATTCATCAAAACGATCCGATTGCGGAAGCGGTGTATGTATTGGAGAACCAACTTTGATCATCTCGTAAAAAGTGAAACGTGAAATGTAAACCGACTGTATTTATTCAAAGAGGAGCAATGGAAGCAAAAAATATTTTTAAAAAGCTTGATCGCATTGACAGTCTGCCCACGTTGCCGGCGGTTGCCATGGAGGTGAACAAGCTGCTGCTCAGCTACGACACTTCCATCAATGCTTTGTGCAACTGTATCGAAAAGGACCAGGCCATGGTCTCAAAGATCCTGAAGCTGGTCAATTCGGCCTTTTTCGGCCTGAAAGCCAGGATAAGCACGATTTCCCATGCCATTGTGATTTTGGGTTTTAATACGATCCGAAACGCGGTGGTGTCGATCTCGATTATTGATGTTTTTTGTACCAAGAAAATTTTTGACGGCTTTGACATAAAACAGTTCTGGAAGCATTCCGTGGCCGTGGCCGTCACCAGCAAGTACCTTGCCGAAAAAACTCGAATTAATTCGGCCGACGATTGTTTTGTCGGCGGGCTTTTGCATGACATGGGCAAGATCGTGCTGGTGCAGCATTTCAATGATCTTTTCCAGAAGGTCTGGCTGGCGACTAAAGACGGCGGCCGGTCGTTTTATGAGGCTGAAAAAAGCGAAATCCCTATCGACCATGCTCAGATCGGCGGCTATTTGGCCCGGAAATGGCAACTGCCCACGCGGCTGGTCGACGCCATTCGCTATCACCATGCTGTCAGACCAAGCGCCAGTGACCAGAATTTATTAATGACCGTTCATACGGCCAATATTATAGTAAATAGGTTTAGGTCCGATTCCAAAGGCGACCTTGAATTATCTAATATTCATCCGGAAGTCCTGAAGGTCATGGGCAACCAATTGGTCACCGTATCCGAGTGGTATCCGCAGGTGTCAATGGAAATCGAATCGGCCTGCAAGTTTTTTCTGGAGGAGTCAAAGCAATGAACGCATACCAGCATACGGTCTTATGTGTAGATGACGAGCAAAACATACTGCATTCCTTAAAGCGCCTGCTGCGCAAAGAAGGCTATCGGCTTTTGACGGCCGGCAGCGGCGCTAAAGGCCTGAAGATCCTTAAAGAAAATGATGTCCACCTGGTGATCACCGACCAGCGCATGCCGGAAATGAGCGGAACCGAGTTTTTGGCAAAAGTAAAAGAAAATTATCCGGATGTCATTCGAATCGTCCTTACAGGATACACCGAGGTCGATTCCATCACCGAATCGATCAACAAAGGGCATATCTATAAATTCATGCTAAAACCTTGGAATGATTACAATTTAAAGCTGGAAATCAAACAGGGATTGGAGCAATATGACCTGATGCAGGCCAACAAAAGACTTCATGAAACTGTTCGGCAGCAGAATGAAGAGTTAAGGAGAACAAATGAAAAGTTGGAAGTGCTGGTAAAAAAGAGGACCATGGATCTTGAAATTCAAAACCAGGCTCTGGAACTATCACGCGCTATCCTCCAGGACTTGCCCATACCTGTTATCGGCGTAAGCAGTGAAATGACAATCGTATTTATCAATAGTGAAGTGGAAATCCTATCGTTTGACAATGGAAGCGTAGAAGTGGGCAGAAGTGTCTCGGAGTTCTTTTCAAGTGATGTGGAAGAAAAAATCTCCGGTGTGTTGGCTGCCGGCACCGGCGATACAGTTAAGGGATACCGGTGTTCGGAGAAAACTTACGATTTGGATTTTATACCCCTTTCCGGAAGGTTTCGCGGCAAAGGGGTTGTCATGACGTTAACGCCTGTAACGAGAAAGTTTTAGAAGGTTTTAATACCGATCAAAACGGAGCGATGTAATGAAAACACATACTATATTAATTGTCGATGATGAAGAATTGATTCTTAAATCGATCTCCCGCGTCTTAAGGAATGAAAATTGCAGAATTCTTACGGCGCCAAGTGGCGAAGAAGGGCTTGCAATACTAAAAAATAACGATGTTCATTTAGTGATCAGCGATCAAAAAATGCCGGGTATGAGCGGGCTTGATTTTCTAAAGCGTGTTCAAAGAGAGTATCCTCAAATTCTGACCATCATGCTGACCGGTCTTGCAGAACTTAAGATTGCCATGGATGCCATTAATGAGGCCGGGGTATACAAATTCATCCTGAAACCGTGGGATGATAACGATTTGAAAGTTACGGTCAGGAGAGCCTTAGAGACCAGGGAACTTATTTGGGAAAGGAACACATTGCGTCGGCAGGTTAAAACCCAGGATGCCATCTTGCAGGAGCTGGAAAAGATATACCCGGATATCGGCAAAGTAGAGCGTGATGAAGACGGATATATTGTTATAGATATATAATTTCATTTTATTGTATCACTTCCGAGACGTTACAGCAGCGCATACCCCGGCCCTTCCCCTCCTTCCGGACATGTCCAGGTTATATTCCTGTATGGATCCTTGATGTCGCAGGTTTTGCAGTGCAGACAATTCGAGGGGTTGAGTTTGAGTCGTCTCCGGGATGTTTTTTCGTCGGTTTCGATCTCGTAGACTTCTCCGGGGCAGAATCGGGTGCAGGGACTGCGATACGTATCAAAACATTCATTGACGCACAGATTCTCATCGTGCACGATAATGTGGCTCGGCTGATCTTCCCGATGCATGGTTTTGGACAGGTAAACGCCGGTCAGTTTGTCGACATATAAAACACCGTCATAGGTTTTTTTAACGGCTTGCGGCTGCTCGGATTCCGCAACCGCCTTTAGCGGCATTAATGTCTTGTAATCCTCCTCGATCGGCATGTTGTCCTGGATACCGCGGCCCCTGGTGACATATTGGGCTCCGAGATGGACAAACTTCATCAGGCCCCGTTTCGACAAAGCCTGGGAAAAGTTGCGGCCCTCGTAAATTTCCGCCTTTAACCAGCTTTTATCAAACAATGCCTGATAAACCCCGAGGCTGTGCTGGGTAACGTCGTTTTTTTCAAGTGCTGCGACGATGGCCTCTGCCGCCAGCATGCCCGATTTCATGGATGCGTGGATTCCTTTGAGTCCGGGGGTATTCTGCATGGAGGCGCCGCCGCCCACAAACATGCCGCCGCTGACCGCCAGCTTGGGGATCGTGTAATATCCTCCGGTGGAAACCGTGCGGGCACCCTGCTCCAGGACCTTGCCGCCTTTGATGATGTCGGCCACAAACGGATGATGCTTGAATTTGATGAATTCGTCATATACATCGAGCATGGCGTCCCGGTAACCGAGCCCCACCAGGAATCCCAGGGTCACCTTGTTGTCTTTCATTTCGTAGATAAAACCGCCGCCCGGTGTGTTCAGGCCCAGGGGATAACCCAAGGTATGGATGTCGTTGTGTTTGCTGAAGGTAAAATAATTGTCTTTTTGAAGCTGGATCACCTCTTTGATCCCGGTTTCAAAGACCTGGGGCATTTTTCCGGAAAAAATATCCAACTTTTCGGCAAGATCCTTCATCAGGCTGCCCCTGGCCCCTTCAGCGAACACCGTTACCTTTGCCATCAAATCGATTCCGGGTTCAAAGTTGCTTTTGGGTGAGCCGTCCTTTCCAAGACCCTTGTCGCCGGTACGGACACCGGTAATCGTCCGCTGATCATCGCCATAAAGAACCTTTTTGCCGTCAAACCCCGCAAAGATATTGACGCCCAGTTCCTCGGCGATGTTCCCCAGCCAGCGAGTGAACTTCGACAGGCTGATAACGTAAAAGCCGGTGTTATGCATGTATCTGGGAACGAGCGGGAGCCGATAGTGTCGATCGGGGGTCAGAAAGACGAATTCATCCCCCCTGACCGTGCTTTCAATTGGGCATCCTCTTTCCAAAAAATCCGGAATCAGTTCTGTTAAGGCCATTGGATTTAAAACGGCGCCACTCAAGGCATGGGCGCCGATCTCTGATCCTTTTTCGATCAGAGCCACTTCAAGGTTCAGCTTTTTTTCCCCGGCAAGCTGCATCAACCGGATGGCGCCCGCCAAACCGGCCGGACCGCCGCCCACAAAAAGCACGTCGAATTCAATTTTTTCGCGTTCGATATCCATTCTTACACCCCATTATGGAGTTATAAAAAATATCATTGCTGTCCGGTTTAAATTTTTGATAATTTTATAACATATAGCAAATATACAAAATATGGTTATTTTTGAGAGGGATCAACTTGAAATCGCCTCTGTTTTAATACGATAACTCACCGCCCATTCCCCTCGCTTTCGCGGGGGTCATTAGAGCCGCAGGGAACGCAGAGGTTATTTATTTTAAAGAAAAGTATCTTTTCTTTGCGCTCTCTGCGTCTTTGCGGTGAAAATGGACTGACGATGTCCGGGCCAACAGGCGCGTATCACGATGGGTCAAATTTGTAAACAATCAATCATGTTCGTGCACGTACGCGCCGTGCGGATGGGCATGGACATGCTGATGTACATGCACTTTCCGATCAAAATGAATTTTGCCGCTTTCCATGCTATAAATGGCATCGGTGATCTCGGTCAGAAAGTCGATTTCGTGGGAAATCAATATATAGGTAAGATTCAGGTCCGACAGTACATTTTTTAAAATGGTCTTGGTTTTATCGTCCAGGCCGCTGGTCGGCTCGTCCAGAAGCAGGACTTCGGGTTGCATGGCCAGGACCGTAGCCAGAGAAACCAGCCTTTTTTCACCGCCGGACAGCTTGTAGGTGATGCGGTCTTCAAAACCGGACAGTCCCAAATACTTCAATGTGCTTCGGGCGATGTCAATGGCTTCGTCCGGCGACTTGCCCAGGTTAAGGGGTCCGAAAGCCACATCCTCCAGCACTGTGGGGGAAAACAACTGGTCGTCGGCATCCTGAAAAAGAAGGCCGATTTTTCTGCGGACCTCTCTGAAATCTTTTTCCGTTCTAACAGGAAGATTGTAGATCTCGATCTGGCCCGATGTCGGTGTTAAAAGTCCCATGATCATATGAAAAAGGGTGGTTTTACCGCTGCCGTTGGGGCCCATCAAACCGAAACGGTTGCCCTTGTAGAGCGTTAAATTAAGCCTGTCAAGAACCGGAGCAGCGTTCGGATAACCGAAACAGACATCTTTAAGATGAATAATCAGATCGTTCTTTTGCATTCCAGAATTCCCAGTATCAGAATAACCGTCACCATCAAAATTAAAGCGGCGACGTCCCTGCCGTTTAGAGAAAATTTTCTCAAGCTGTAAAGATCTCCCTTAAAACCGCGGCACAGCATGGCATTATGGACCCTTTGGGCCCGGTCGAAGCTTCTGACCAAAAGCATACCCACCATATACGCGATGGTTCTGTAAGTATGCAAATTGTTCCCGGGAGTAAATCCCCGTATCTTCATGGAATTTACCAACCGGAAATACTCCCTGTACATCACATGAATGTAACGAAAAGTAAAGAAAAACAGGTGGACAAGTTTTGGGGGAACCCTCAATGCATGCATGGCATGGCCCAGGATGAAAATGGGAGTGGATGCCGCCAGGGTGATCAGCATCAGCATCATGGCGTTGGATTTAATACTGATCCGGGTTGCATAAAGCACCCCCTCACGCGTAGCCGCTAGCGGCCCTAGATAGAAGAGCGGATTGCCCGTGAATGTAAAGGGGAGCAAAAGCCACAGGAAAACTATCAGCAAATTTACGGGTATCAGCCGTCGGCAAATTTCGTTCACCGGCACTCTGGCCGCTCCCACGATCAAAATTCCCAGGGTCAGAGCCCACAGCAGAACCTGAAACCGGTCGGCTGCGGCCACAACCACGGAAAAAAGGAACACCACGACAATCTTGATGCGAGGATCAAGATCTTGAATAAAAGAATTGCCATTGGCAAGTTCTTTAATCATCCGTCATTTCTTTTTCGGTTCGCAACATAAAGGGCAACGCCCACCAGGCCGAAGATATAGCCGATGCCCCCCATGATTTCAGTCAGCCCGGGCCCCCGGTCCATTAAAGATGCCAGCATGTTGACAATCGGCGCAATTTTTCTGTCAAGGGACTCATCAATCATCTTCTGAAGCTCCTGCTGCTGAAGATAAACAGGGGCCGGAACCGGGCCGCTCCCCTCGGCCTTTACGACGGTTGAATCCGGTGGCGTTTCTTTGGCAGCACCTTGGACCAAGGTTTTCGGAGGTTCACTGATACGATCATTAGCCGCCGCAATGATTTCCTCAACCGGTATCACCCATTCTGCCAAATGCCCCATTGACGCTTTAAGCACCACTTTTAGACCGGTTTTTTTAGGCACCTTGAAGGCAAACTCGCCCTTTTCATCGGTCTTGCCTTCGAGGAGCCGGTTTCCTTGGGTATCGTAAACCACCACGCTCGATTCTTGGGCTTTGCGGCCACCACTGAATTTGCTTTGGGTGAAAACCGTATCTCCTTCAACCCAGGCAAAAATCGTAACCTTGTGTGCAAATGCGGACTCGGCGGAGAAGACAAGGCCTATCACCGCGATACTAACATACAAAAATAACCTTAAGTTTTGTCTGGTATTCATAAATATCCTGTTTTTCCCAGTAAAAGTTTTGTCTCAGTTGTCCGGTTTGCCGGTTGGCCCGTGTGCCCGTGTGCCNNNNNNNNNNNNNNNNNNNNNNNNNNNNNNNNNNNNNNNNNNNNNNNNNNNNNNNNNNNNNNNNNNNNNNNNNNNNNNNNNNNNNNNNNNNNNNNNNNNNNNNNNNNNNNNNNNNNNNNNNNNNNNNNNNNNNNNNNNNNNNNNNNNNN
It includes:
- a CDS encoding HDOD domain-containing protein — encoded protein: MEAKNIFKKLDRIDSLPTLPAVAMEVNKLLLSYDTSINALCNCIEKDQAMVSKILKLVNSAFFGLKARISTISHAIVILGFNTIRNAVVSISIIDVFCTKKIFDGFDIKQFWKHSVAVAVTSKYLAEKTRINSADDCFVGGLLHDMGKIVLVQHFNDLFQKVWLATKDGGRSFYEAEKSEIPIDHAQIGGYLARKWQLPTRLVDAIRYHHAVRPSASDQNLLMTVHTANIIVNRFRSDSKGDLELSNIHPEVLKVMGNQLVTVSEWYPQVSMEIESACKFFLEESKQ
- a CDS encoding response regulator; protein product: MPLKYKHTIMVVDDEASIIKALHRLFRKDNYQILTASSAPEGLDLLKKAQKPVSLIISDQRMPGMNGSQFLEQAQKLFPDAIRFLLTGHSDMDAIIAAINKGGIHRYLTKPWNDDDLMLQVRQSLQQYELILENRRLLALIHKQNKELQQLNKQLEQKVQERSQEIIEKNKKLSDLNKELESSFYNTVRAFASLTEMQAPSLAGHGRRVSYLAREMAQLLELPENEVTHIEIAALLHDVGKLGLPPKLIEGKGNHWTSQEKALFHKHPEEGQNIVRFIKNLDHVGLMIRSHHERYDGQGYPDQLSEETIPLGSRIIAVADTYDNIANLKVNAKACIDDYLKERKTTQDQLAENELLPQAAIHHLKQFGFTRYDPDIVKVFLEYIRKKGIPSHKEKEVTIDQLKAGMMLIESLYTQKGRFLLPQNTVLTEEYIEKLNIIHQNDPIAEAVYVLENQL
- a CDS encoding electron transfer flavoprotein-ubiquinone oxidoreductase; this translates as MDIEREKIEFDVLFVGGGPAGLAGAIRLMQLAGEKKLNLEVALIEKGSEIGAHALSGAVLNPMALTELIPDFLERGCPIESTVRGDEFVFLTPDRHYRLPLVPRYMHNTGFYVISLSKFTRWLGNIAEELGVNIFAGFDGKKVLYGDDQRTITGVRTGDKGLGKDGSPKSNFEPGIDLMAKVTVFAEGARGSLMKDLAEKLDIFSGKMPQVFETGIKEVIQLQKDNYFTFSKHNDIHTLGYPLGLNTPGGGFIYEMKDNKVTLGFLVGLGYRDAMLDVYDEFIKFKHHPFVADIIKGGKVLEQGARTVSTGGYYTIPKLAVSGGMFVGGGASMQNTPGLKGIHASMKSGMLAAEAIVAALEKNDVTQHSLGVYQALFDKSWLKAEIYEGRNFSQALSKRGLMKFVHLGAQYVTRGRGIQDNMPIEEDYKTLMPLKAVAESEQPQAVKKTYDGVLYVDKLTGVYLSKTMHREDQPSHIIVHDENLCVNECFDTYRSPCTRFCPGEVYEIETDEKTSRRRLKLNPSNCLHCKTCDIKDPYRNITWTCPEGGEGPGYALL
- a CDS encoding ABC transporter ATP-binding protein gives rise to the protein MQKNDLIIHLKDVCFGYPNAAPVLDRLNLTLYKGNRFGLMGPNGSGKTTLFHMIMGLLTPTSGQIEIYNLPVRTEKDFREVRRKIGLLFQDADDQLFSPTVLEDVAFGPLNLGKSPDEAIDIARSTLKYLGLSGFEDRITYKLSGGEKRLVSLATVLAMQPEVLLLDEPTSGLDDKTKTILKNVLSDLNLTYILISHEIDFLTEITDAIYSMESGKIHFDRKVHVHQHVHAHPHGAYVHEHD
- a CDS encoding response regulator, with translation MKTHTILIVDDEELILKSISRVLRNENCRILTAPSGEEGLAILKNNDVHLVISDQKMPGMSGLDFLKRVQREYPQILTIMLTGLAELKIAMDAINEAGVYKFILKPWDDNDLKVTVRRALETRELIWERNTLRRQVKTQDAILQELEKIYPDIGKVERDEDGYIVIDI
- the cbiQ gene encoding cobalt ECF transporter T component CbiQ, with translation MIKELANGNSFIQDLDPRIKIVVVFLFSVVVAAADRFQVLLWALTLGILIVGAARVPVNEICRRLIPVNLLIVFLWLLLPFTFTGNPLFYLGPLAATREGVLYATRISIKSNAMMLMLITLAASTPIFILGHAMHALRVPPKLVHLFFFTFRYIHVMYREYFRLVNSMKIRGFTPGNNLHTYRTIAYMVGMLLVRSFDRAQRVHNAMLCRGFKGDLYSLRKFSLNGRDVAALILMVTVILILGILECKRTI
- a CDS encoding response regulator, with the translated sequence MNAYQHTVLCVDDEQNILHSLKRLLRKEGYRLLTAGSGAKGLKILKENDVHLVITDQRMPEMSGTEFLAKVKENYPDVIRIVLTGYTEVDSITESINKGHIYKFMLKPWNDYNLKLEIKQGLEQYDLMQANKRLHETVRQQNEELRRTNEKLEVLVKKRTMDLEIQNQALELSRAILQDLPIPVIGVSSEMTIVFINSEVEILSFDNGSVEVGRSVSEFFSSDVEEKISGVLAAGTGDTVKGYRCSEKTYDLDFIPLSGRFRGKGVVMTLTPVTRKF